The uncultured Cohaesibacter sp. genome window below encodes:
- a CDS encoding EF-hand domain-containing protein encodes MRKFLLFTTTGLIVALGMKAAFANPAHHPNQPPHMMHGEMMSEGMAGNAMMSGGMMGGGMMNPDMMIVMLDTDGDGSLSLEEFQNLHARMFSYMDKNKDGKLEASELAAHHAGGMNAPDGNDQN; translated from the coding sequence ATGCGTAAATTTCTTCTTTTCACCACTACCGGCCTTATCGTCGCACTTGGCATGAAAGCTGCTTTTGCCAATCCTGCCCATCACCCGAACCAGCCTCCCCACATGATGCATGGTGAAATGATGTCCGAGGGAATGGCCGGTAACGCCATGATGTCGGGTGGCATGATGGGTGGCGGGATGATGAATCCCGACATGATGATTGTCATGCTCGACACGGACGGGGATGGCTCCCTGTCGCTGGAAGAATTCCAGAACCTGCATGCCCGCATGTTCAGTTACATGGACAAGAACAAGGACGGCAAACTGGAGGCCTCCGAGCTTGCCGCCCACCACGCAGGTGGCATGAACGCGCCAGACGGCAACGATCAGAACTGA